The Gracilibacillus caseinilyticus genome segment TATGGTATGGATTACCGTTGGTAAACGTTTTAACTAAATCAAAGGCATTCATACCGCTAACAACGGAGAGTAGTAAAATAACAACTAGTATTGGTTTCAATAATGGTAACGTTATATGAAACAATGTTTGCCAGAATCCCGCACCGTCTAATTGTGCCGATTCATACAGGTCAGTAGGAACTGATTGTAAACCGGACAACCAATAAATCATATTAATTCCTAGGTTTTTCCAGGTACCTACTAAAATCAGCATTAGCATCGCTAAGGTTGAGGAATTCAACCAAGATACTGGTTTATCAGCTATACCAATTGTTTGCAAAAATTGATTAACCGAACCATCTATCCCAAATATGTTTTTCATAATGACACCGATAATAGCAGTTGTAGCTACGACTGGAATAAAATAAATGGTTCGATAGAAAGCTTTACCTTTCATATTATTGGCATTCAAAATTATCGCCAGAATAAGTGAAGCACCTACACCTAAAGCTGTTGTCCCTACCATATAAATAATAGTGGTTACTAACGCCCCCCAGAACCT includes the following:
- a CDS encoding carbohydrate ABC transporter permease, which translates into the protein MADKTGNLSKTKRNRQIWAYIFILPQAIVFLVLSLYPIIMSYVYSFYSWDGASPLTNFIGFENYVELFQTTRFWGALVTTIIYMVGTTALGVGASLILAIILNANNMKGKAFYRTIYFIPVVATTAIIGVIMKNIFGIDGSVNQFLQTIGIADKPVSWLNSSTLAMLMLILVGTWKNLGINMIYWLSGLQSVPTDLYESAQLDGAGFWQTLFHITLPLLKPILVVILLLSVVSGMNAFDLVKTFTNGNPYHTTETLDLYVFNYAFGGGLTGSTTRMGYASAAGVMLGMFTLLISGIFGLISMYTQRKLKKEAN